Below is a window of Arabidopsis thaliana chromosome 2, partial sequence DNA.
tatatttgtttccaacgattattattttataaaaaataatcataaaatttgTGACCTGCAATATGACattaatagttaaaaaaaatttcgtcAAAAGGAATAATTCACAattttaaatagataaaaattgTAACCAGAAGATATAccatcatatatatttacaaattgtATTATTATCTATTCATAATACAAAAcatgacaaaagaaattgGTTGAGTTCTTGTCGGGTATTTTCCATATCTCacacaaataaatcaaaaattgaaaaagattaCAAGACACAAACAATCCAAAAAATTAAGTATCAAAAggcaaattttttatttttatctttagtTTCTCGTAGTGCAAATATTAAAGCGGTTAATTTGATACGTAAAATTCGTGTTCAACCGCAACATATTATTTAcgtaaacaacatttttcaaaaattgcattaattaattttggataataaaaaaaaaggtatatacTACTAAAATATGGAGATTAACTAAAACTGTTCATCAAGAATCTtcaatatatatctttaaagaGATTTATTTCgaattttattaaagaaaaaaatttgaaatctaaagggcaaccaaaaaaaaaaaaaaaagacaagaggagaaagaaaagcaaaggAAGGGCATGTGACTGATCACGGCTTTGCCTCCACCGCATAAAGCTCCCTTCACAGATACAtacactctctttctctctcttccggCGTTTATTCTTCTTATTTCGCCACCGTCCTCCGCCGCCGTGGTGGACTTATATCTCTGCGTTTCACGACCTGCCGCCACCGCCGGCGATAGGTTTCAATGATGAATTAAGGCGTTGgccagagagagaagagagattgagatcTGTCGATATGCTAGCGAAGAATCGGCTGCCGGGAAGCGGCCACACTACTCCGTCTCCTCCGGCATCTCCTCGCCGTTCTCCTCGTTATCGTCACGGTCGGTCTAAAGCCGCCGCCGGTAGTAGATTTCCTACGGTTCAACCAAGTCGGACCCTCGCTCATCGCCTCTCGTGGATCCTCTTATCGGTTCTTCTCCGTCGTCAGGGGATTTTCTTATTCGCTCCTCTAATCTATATCTCTTGTATGCTGCTTTACATGGGAACCGTCTCCTTCGACGTTGTTCCAATCATTCAGCGTCGACCTCCTCCAGGATCCGTTTACAAAAGCCCTCAGGTTTACGCCAAGCTCCGTCCTGAGATGGACGCCGATAATTCCACCGCTGATGCCGTGAGTTCTCTTTTTCCAGCTCCAACATTGTCTTAcatagagattttgattcttagTGAATCCTTAGCAATTTCTTCTGAATGATTAGATCATGATATGAGGTTGTTGGAAGAAGAATCATTAGCTGATTCGTTGCTCTTGTGCTAAATTAGTGTTTCGGATTTAGTGATTGAACTTTCTCTAGAGGAATTCTGGTGATGGTTCTCCTTATTCTGGGGACATTTAGGTTGATGAGAAGATACTGTGATATTAGTTTTAGCTCTATTTACTTGTAAAAACTTATCTAAGTACAAAGACACATTGAGAGAAAGAGCATTGACCAGGAGTTTTTCCTAGGTTCGTATTGGTTATGTTCCTTACCATTACAACCACTGTTAGATTGGGAGATTTTGGTGAGTGAATACTTCCATGTATCACGATCTCTACTGTTATTCTGTGGCTGCTTTGGCAGCATCTTATACTGTTTGATTGATAAGATGAGAATCTTAGTATAGAGTGGATTGCCACATAACCACTGTACGTGCGATCAATTTTCATGTATCATCAATGGAATTGTATTTACCGCAGATAACAACCATCTGGAAACATTCCTATAAAGGTGGTGAATGGAAGCCGTACGTGAACAAGTCTACTGGAGGTATTacattgtttttgtaataattcTAAGCTTCAGCGTGTATGAAGCATATCTTGTCAAAAAGTGGAGTATGGAATTTAATATGCAATAGTAAAGTGTTCTGTACGTTCTGCAAAGTTTTGCCTGGAGCTCAGATTTAGTCTGTTGTTTGGAGCATAATTGATTAATTGGGTatctgcttttttttgtttataattgtAGACTTGCCTGAGTCAAACGGTTACATATATGTTGAGGCAAATGGAGGCTTGAATCAGCAGCGGACATCGGTGGGTTTGTTGATCTTTTCATGATACTTGAAATTTATGCACATCGCTCAATCATTTTAGCAATCTTGTTTATGTCAAAGCTGTTGACTTATCTCTACCATGTTATGCTTAGATATGCAATGCGGTTGCTGTGGCAGGATATCTTAATGCAACTCTAGTAATTCCCAACTTTCACTATCACAGCATATGGAGAGATCCAAGGTTTTAGATTGCTTTCTTCTGAAAATCTTGTTTGTGCAAATCAAAGCCATCTTTTGTAGATTGCTTTCTGACAGAGGTTTTTCTTTCAGTAAATTTGGGGACATCTACGATGAAGAGTTCTTTGTCAGTACCTTATCAAATGATGTGCGGGTGGTTGATACAATTCCTGAATATCTAATGGAGCGTTTTGACCATAACATGACAAATGTCTATAACTTCAGAGTTAAAGCATGGTCACCTATTCAATATTATCGAGACTCGATCTTGCCGAAACTTCTTGAGGAGAAGTAAGTTACAAATTGTTCTTTAGAAGTTTGTTTTCATGTGGTAGAGTTAGTTACACATTGTTGGTAGGGTTAAAAATATAGTAACAGGATAAACCACCTTTTTTCTAGCGGAAGATATGTTTTGGATCTGTTTAGCACTTGTCATTGAAGAACTGTTCTCTTTGCATGGCACAGGATTATACGAATATCTCCATTTGCAAATAGACTTTCTTTTGATGCTCCTCAAGCTGTCCAGAGACTTAGATGTTTGGCGAATTACGAAGCCCTGAAGTTTTCGAAAACCATACTAACCCTAGGAGAAACACTGGTGAAGAGAATGAAAGAGCAAAGTGCAAACCACGGTGCAAAATACGTGTCTGTACATCTGCGTTTTGAAGAGGTTTGTTCCATGTAAAGGAGAGACATCTATAGAATCCCCACTGGTCTTTATCATGGTTGTAAATTTTTGAATGGAGAGTTTTGTGTCTGAGTTGAAAGATTAAATAAGCTATATCTACATGTTGCAGGACATGGTAGCTTTCTCCTGTTGCATATTTGATGGTGGGaaccaagaaaaacaagatatGATTGCAGCAAGAGAACGAGGATGGAAAGGAAAGTTCACAAAACCAGGCCGTGTTATACGACCTGGTGCTATCAGGCAAAACGGAAAATGCCCTTTAACTCCTTT
It encodes the following:
- a CDS encoding O-fucosyltransferase family protein, with the translated sequence MLAKNRLPGSGHTTPSPPASPRRSPRYRHGRSKAAAGSRFPTVQPSRTLAHRLSWILLSVLLRRQGIFLFAPLIYISCMLLYMGTVSFDVVPIIQRRPPPGSVYKSPQVYAKLRPEMDADNSTADAITTIWKHSYKGGEWKPYVNKSTGDLPESNGYIYVEANGGLNQQRTSICNAVAVAGYLNATLVIPNFHYHSIWRDPSKFGDIYDEEFFVSTLSNDVRVVDTIPEYLMERFDHNMTNVYNFRVKAWSPIQYYRDSILPKLLEEKIIRISPFANRLSFDAPQAVQRLRCLANYEALKFSKTILTLGETLVKRMKEQSANHGAKYVSVHLRFEEDMVAFSCCIFDGGNQEKQDMIAARERGWKGKFTKPGRVIRPGAIRQNGKCPLTPLEVGLMLRGMGFNKSTYIFLASGEIYDANRTMAPLLEMFPNLQTKEMLASEEELAPYKNFSSRMAAIDYTVCLHSEVFVTTQGGNFPHFLMGHRRYMFGGHSKTIRPDKRKLAILFDNPNIGYSLLLLFVFDKPYQIST
- a CDS encoding O-fucosyltransferase family protein (O-fucosyltransferase family protein; LOCATED IN: chloroplast; EXPRESSED IN: 23 plant structures; EXPRESSED DURING: 15 growth stages; CONTAINS InterPro DOMAIN/s: GDP-fucose protein O-fucosyltransferase (InterPro:IPR019378); BEST Arabidopsis thaliana protein match is: O-fucosyltransferase family protein (TAIR:AT1G14970.1); Has 836 Blast hits to 825 proteins in 29 species: Archae - 0; Bacteria - 0; Metazoa - 0; Fungi - 0; Plants - 836; Viruses - 0; Other Eukaryotes - 0 (source: NCBI BLink).) produces the protein MLAKNRLPGSGHTTPSPPASPRRSPRYRHGRSKAAAGSRFPTVQPSRTLAHRLSWILLSVLLRRQGIFLFAPLIYISCMLLYMGTVSFDVVPIIQRRPPPGSVYKSPQVYAKLRPEMDADNSTADAITTIWKHSYKGGEWKPYVNKSTGDLPESNGYIYVEANGGLNQQRTSICNAVAVAGYLNATLVIPNFHYHSIWRDPSKFGDIYDEEFFVSTLSNDVRVVDTIPEYLMERFDHNMTNVYNFRVKAWSPIQYYRDSILPKLLEEKIIRISPFANRLSFDAPQAVQRLRCLANYEALKFSKTILTLGETLVKRMKEQSANHGAKYVSVHLRFEEDMVAFSCCIFDGGNQEKQDMIAARERGWKGKFTKPGRVIRPGAIRQNGKCPLTPLEVGLMLRGMGFNKSTYIFLASGEIYDANRTMAPLLEMFPNLQTKEMLASEEELAPYKNFSSRMAAIDYTVCLHSEVFVTTQGGNFPHFLMGHRRYMFGGHSKTIRPDKRKLAILFDNPNIGWRSFKRQMLNMRSHSDSKGFELKRPNDSIYTFPCPDCMSRRNKTTTPESRPPPAT